In Bifidobacterium sp. ESL0745, one DNA window encodes the following:
- a CDS encoding IclR family transcriptional regulator codes for MDGHDAPAGTQTLIHGIDVLRAVSGGACSLKEVMEATKLSKSTTHRLVQALRSECFLREDATGRICLGPALIDLGFKARDSISIQEIAHPVLVDLAHETKDTIHLAVEDSGAVLYLDKIHGTRGVEILSWPGCRMPLTYTGIGKALLIDDDSRWASQYLQDRTLQDRSPERDYANCAAFVTAMHKFARQGFAYDLEENQKYIRCVAAPIKGGGGKTVAAISVSAIATFMPTQRMKQLGNRIKAYAAIISEEIGYCPSAKVDK; via the coding sequence ATGGATGGACACGATGCCCCTGCCGGCACACAGACGCTGATTCATGGCATCGATGTGCTCAGAGCGGTGTCTGGCGGGGCCTGCAGTCTCAAAGAAGTGATGGAGGCCACGAAGCTCAGCAAAAGCACCACACACCGTTTGGTTCAGGCGCTTCGCAGCGAGTGTTTTCTCAGGGAAGACGCTACCGGCAGAATTTGCCTGGGCCCAGCGCTGATTGATCTGGGGTTCAAAGCCCGAGACAGTATTTCCATTCAGGAAATCGCCCATCCGGTACTCGTCGATTTGGCGCACGAGACCAAAGACACGATTCACTTGGCCGTGGAGGATTCCGGTGCCGTGCTTTATCTGGACAAGATTCATGGAACGCGAGGTGTGGAGATTCTCTCGTGGCCAGGTTGCCGGATGCCATTGACCTATACCGGCATCGGCAAGGCGCTTTTGATCGACGACGATTCGCGCTGGGCATCCCAATATTTGCAGGATCGAACCCTTCAGGATCGTTCGCCCGAACGCGACTACGCCAATTGCGCGGCGTTCGTTACGGCGATGCACAAGTTTGCCAGGCAGGGTTTCGCTTACGATCTGGAAGAGAACCAAAAATACATCCGTTGCGTTGCCGCACCCATCAAAGGCGGGGGAGGCAAGACGGTTGCGGCCATTTCGGTTTCCGCAATCGCCACGTTCATGCCCACGCAGCGCATGAAGCAGTTGGGCAACCGGATCAAGGCCTACGCCGCAATCATTTCGGAAGAAATCGGCTATTGTCCCTCCGCCAAGGTCGACAAATGA